From Vibrio aerogenes, a single genomic window includes:
- a CDS encoding ABC transporter ATP-binding protein, with the protein MTQTSDELLRINQLEKVFLLRQGWNEVLKAKRTGFSRDILVHALNGVSFSLFAGERLCVVGESGCGKSTLARTVIGLLTATAGEIYYRDERIDHLNDHQRMKFRKKIQMIFQNPYASLNPKMTVYQMLQEALSIHLPDLNAEAQNQRICALLDSVGLSTDAQHRYPHEFSGGQHQRISLARALSVEPELIIADEPLSALDVSVQAQVLNLMMEKQQTHQLTYLFITHDLAVVEHFATRVVVMYLGRVCEIADRATLFSAPKHPYTKALLSSIPRLDNLHLQPTLLKGEVPTTFDIPEGCIFCQRCPIANQRCYEEIPVVQIQPDGSEVACHAVREGRC; encoded by the coding sequence ATGACACAGACATCTGATGAGCTACTCCGGATCAATCAGCTGGAAAAGGTATTTCTGCTTCGTCAGGGGTGGAATGAAGTATTGAAAGCAAAAAGAACCGGATTCTCGCGGGATATTTTGGTTCATGCGCTGAATGGTGTGTCTTTTTCGTTGTTTGCCGGTGAGCGTTTATGTGTGGTGGGTGAGTCGGGATGTGGTAAGTCAACACTGGCCCGTACAGTGATTGGACTGCTGACTGCGACCGCTGGTGAGATTTACTATCGGGACGAGCGGATTGATCACCTCAATGATCATCAGCGGATGAAATTCCGTAAAAAAATACAGATGATTTTTCAAAATCCTTATGCCTCTTTAAACCCGAAGATGACCGTATATCAAATGCTTCAGGAAGCGCTGTCAATTCATCTGCCTGACCTGAACGCTGAAGCGCAAAATCAAAGAATTTGTGCTTTGCTTGATTCTGTTGGTTTGAGCACAGACGCGCAACATCGTTATCCCCATGAATTTTCCGGTGGGCAGCATCAGCGGATTTCTCTTGCCCGTGCTTTATCCGTTGAGCCGGAACTGATTATTGCAGATGAACCACTTTCTGCACTGGATGTGTCTGTGCAGGCTCAGGTGCTGAATCTGATGATGGAGAAACAGCAAACACATCAACTGACTTATTTATTTATTACGCATGATTTAGCTGTTGTTGAACATTTTGCCACGCGGGTGGTGGTGATGTATCTGGGGCGTGTCTGTGAGATTGCGGATCGGGCCACTTTATTTTCGGCCCCTAAACATCCGTACACCAAAGCTTTGCTCTCTTCGATTCCCCGCCTTGATAACCTGCATCTTCAGCCGACGTTATTAAAAGGAGAAGTGCCCACGACTTTTGATATTCCGGAGGGATGTATTTTCTGCCAGCGGTGCCCGATCGCGAATCAACGCTGTTATGAAGAGATTCCTGTGGTGCAAATTCAGCCGGATGGCAGTGAAGTTGCGTGTCATGCTGTCAGGGAGGGGCGTTGCTGA
- a CDS encoding ABC transporter ATP-binding protein — translation MTLLSVSNLSVRFKQHHQDLAALLDISFSIQPGERVAVVGESGAGKSILGYAITNLLPGQGYIAGGSVRFRGHELTSLSRREWRTIRGHRIAMIFQDMMMSLNPVLTVGDQMVEAIQSYRKVSYHQARQLAIETLQQVRIRTPEQCFYQYPHQLSGGIRQRVIIAIVLLLKPELIIADEPTTALDVTLQAEILHILKEICERNQVALLFISHDFGVISRICERTLVMYAGKIVEQGPTLGIINDPQHPYTQGLINALPQMALPGQPLNQIEGNMPSLTARPSGCAFHPRCPYALSQCRYLTPEFIYTGVSATACFVIEKMQTFNAESEVDHDTDI, via the coding sequence ATGACTTTGCTGAGTGTCAGTAACCTATCGGTCCGGTTTAAGCAACATCATCAGGATTTGGCCGCGCTTTTGGATATTTCATTCTCCATTCAGCCAGGAGAACGAGTGGCTGTGGTGGGGGAGTCGGGTGCCGGAAAATCAATACTGGGTTATGCGATCACTAACTTATTGCCGGGCCAGGGGTACATTGCCGGTGGTTCTGTTCGTTTCCGCGGGCATGAACTGACGTCATTGTCCCGCCGGGAGTGGCGTACAATTCGCGGACACCGGATTGCGATGATTTTTCAGGACATGATGATGTCACTGAACCCGGTGTTGACGGTTGGGGATCAGATGGTTGAGGCGATTCAGAGCTATCGTAAAGTCTCGTATCATCAGGCCCGCCAGCTGGCGATTGAGACGTTACAGCAGGTCCGTATTCGTACGCCGGAACAGTGCTTCTATCAGTATCCACATCAGTTATCTGGTGGTATTCGGCAGCGGGTGATTATTGCCATTGTGTTGTTGTTAAAGCCGGAGCTGATCATTGCCGATGAACCAACAACGGCGCTGGATGTGACTTTGCAGGCAGAGATTCTTCATATTCTTAAGGAAATTTGTGAACGGAATCAGGTTGCTTTGCTTTTTATCAGTCATGATTTTGGTGTGATTTCCCGTATCTGTGAGCGAACATTAGTGATGTACGCAGGGAAAATTGTAGAACAGGGCCCGACACTGGGCATTATTAATGACCCGCAGCACCCTTATACTCAGGGTTTGATCAATGCGTTACCTCAAATGGCACTCCCCGGTCAGCCACTGAATCAGATTGAAGGAAATATGCCATCACTGACCGCCCGGCCATCAGGGTGTGCTTTTCATCCCCGTTGTCCTTATGCGTTGTCGCAGTGCAGGTATTTAACGCCTGAGTTTATTTATACCGGGGTCTCGGCAACGGCTTGTTTTGTGATTGAAAAGATGCAGACATTTAACGCTGAGAGTGAGGTAGATCATGACACAGACATCTGA
- a CDS encoding ABC transporter permease, which translates to MLRFIFRRLIQAAGVLLTITLVSFLVQGQLGDPVQQMLGQNVSLETRMQLKAELGLDQPLLVQYQHFLSRAIHGDLGTSYYYKEPTLNVIFSKLPATVELSVCALILVALVATPLGVIAAIRPRHFFARTIMFFSTLGLSVPIFIFGILLVWLLSVELRWLPSFGRGDTVELFGFWQSGMMTVDGLKHLILPAVSIAFVLIPMFIRLICAEMTDVLHSDYIRFARSKGLSSVRIYFIHALKNTMLPVITIGGIQVGTLVAYTIVTETIFQWPGMGRLFMEAITRVDTPLIAAYLIVVGCGFVLLNTLVDLIYGLVNPRVRIPGYGV; encoded by the coding sequence ATGCTGAGATTTATTTTCAGACGGCTGATTCAGGCCGCGGGTGTTTTATTAACGATTACGCTCGTCAGCTTTCTTGTTCAGGGGCAATTGGGTGACCCCGTGCAGCAGATGCTGGGACAAAATGTCAGTCTTGAAACCCGGATGCAGTTAAAAGCTGAACTGGGGTTGGATCAGCCTTTATTGGTGCAATACCAGCATTTTTTATCCAGAGCGATTCATGGTGATCTCGGCACTTCATACTATTATAAAGAACCGACGCTGAACGTGATTTTCAGTAAGTTACCGGCAACCGTTGAGTTGTCTGTTTGTGCTTTAATACTGGTCGCTTTGGTCGCGACCCCACTGGGCGTGATTGCTGCGATTCGTCCCCGTCATTTTTTTGCCCGGACGATCATGTTTTTCAGCACGCTGGGTTTATCTGTTCCGATCTTCATTTTTGGTATTCTGCTGGTTTGGCTGCTTTCCGTCGAACTGCGCTGGCTCCCGAGTTTTGGCCGGGGTGATACCGTTGAACTGTTTGGATTCTGGCAGTCGGGGATGATGACGGTTGACGGGTTGAAGCACCTGATTTTACCGGCGGTGTCGATTGCATTTGTTTTAATTCCCATGTTTATCCGGCTGATCTGTGCAGAAATGACCGATGTACTTCACAGTGACTACATCCGCTTTGCCCGCTCAAAAGGGCTTTCCTCTGTCCGGATTTATTTCATTCATGCATTGAAAAACACGATGTTGCCGGTGATTACGATTGGTGGCATTCAGGTGGGCACATTGGTTGCGTATACGATCGTCACGGAAACTATTTTTCAGTGGCCGGGCATGGGCCGGTTATTTATGGAGGCGATTACCCGGGTTGATACACCGTTAATCGCGGCTTATCTGATTGTTGTCGGATGTGGTTTTGTTCTGCTCAATACCCTTGTTGATTTAATTTATGGTTTGGTGAATCCCAGAGTTCGCATACCGGGATATGGAGTCTGA
- a CDS encoding ABC transporter substrate-binding protein encodes MKTMWRWMAVCICILFAESGIAGQAITGSGPDGVQLKIAMDAELVSLDPHEQLSESALQYSHMVFDPLVRWRQDGSFEPRLATRWQWMNATTLRVFLRHGVFFHTGNPFRADDVAFTIHRLQQSSDFKALFRDISHVSVVDPLTIDIFTYHPSPLLLHVLTYVFTIDQRFYQGQDEIIKYGRSFASVHASGTGPYKLQERVRGEKMVFVRNPDYWDKDSPGNVQRIEIVPVTSDSTRLAALLTGDADVITPVASVDVQRVNRLPEIQLISLPGTRIIMLQLNQQHRAELRDVRVRKAINLAINQRLIVKKILRGLGQPAGQLSAEQFAGHVDELLPGYDLQKARQLMKQAGYEQGFRLSMIAPNNRYMNDEQVAQAVVAMLRQIHIQVDLKTLPKAQYFQLYDQQTADIMMVGWQSDTLDSNNIYEFMVACRNGRTGLGTYNVTGYCNPEVDKQIQAAGKEMDREKRTLILQNIEQILAKDVPVVPLHWQRILWAVRKGVELQDVLNVQNYPYLGDLVVHAQDQPNQVSGGVVK; translated from the coding sequence GTGAAAACTATGTGGCGTTGGATGGCGGTCTGCATTTGTATTCTCTTTGCTGAGTCTGGAATTGCCGGGCAAGCCATAACCGGTTCGGGCCCTGATGGGGTTCAGCTGAAAATAGCAATGGATGCTGAACTGGTGTCACTTGATCCCCATGAACAGCTTTCCGAAAGCGCACTTCAATACTCCCATATGGTATTTGATCCGCTGGTTCGCTGGCGTCAGGATGGCTCCTTTGAACCTCGTCTGGCAACCCGCTGGCAATGGATGAATGCGACAACATTACGTGTGTTTTTACGTCATGGCGTATTTTTTCATACCGGAAACCCTTTCCGGGCAGATGATGTGGCATTTACGATTCACCGGTTACAACAATCTTCTGATTTTAAAGCACTGTTTCGCGATATCAGTCATGTGTCCGTTGTTGATCCATTGACGATTGATATCTTTACATATCACCCGTCTCCCTTACTTCTGCATGTGCTGACTTATGTGTTTACGATTGATCAGCGCTTTTACCAGGGGCAGGACGAAATTATTAAGTATGGTCGTTCTTTCGCTTCGGTTCATGCATCTGGTACCGGGCCTTATAAGCTGCAGGAAAGAGTCCGCGGTGAAAAAATGGTGTTTGTGCGTAATCCTGATTACTGGGATAAAGACTCTCCGGGGAATGTTCAGCGGATTGAGATTGTGCCTGTGACTTCGGATTCAACCCGTTTAGCTGCTCTTTTAACCGGGGATGCCGATGTGATTACACCGGTCGCCTCTGTCGATGTTCAGCGGGTTAACCGGCTACCGGAAATTCAGTTGATCAGCCTGCCGGGTACCCGGATTATTATGTTGCAACTGAATCAGCAGCACCGGGCTGAATTGCGCGACGTCAGAGTCCGGAAAGCCATTAATCTGGCGATTAATCAGCGATTGATTGTGAAAAAAATTCTGCGGGGACTCGGACAGCCTGCCGGGCAACTCAGCGCTGAACAGTTCGCCGGACATGTTGATGAGCTGCTCCCGGGGTATGATTTGCAAAAAGCAAGGCAGCTTATGAAACAGGCCGGGTATGAGCAGGGTTTTCGTCTGTCGATGATTGCACCGAACAACCGTTATATGAATGATGAGCAGGTCGCGCAGGCTGTCGTTGCCATGCTCAGACAAATTCATATTCAGGTGGATCTGAAAACACTCCCCAAAGCGCAGTATTTTCAGCTCTATGATCAGCAGACTGCTGACATCATGATGGTAGGCTGGCAGTCAGATACACTGGATTCAAATAATATCTACGAATTTATGGTGGCTTGCCGGAACGGTCGTACCGGGTTAGGGACTTATAATGTCACCGGCTATTGTAATCCGGAGGTGGACAAGCAGATTCAGGCAGCAGGAAAAGAAATGGATCGCGAAAAGCGGACTTTGATTCTGCAAAATATTGAGCAGATCCTGGCGAAAGACGTGCCTGTGGTGCCGCTGCACTGGCAGCGAATTTTATGGGCTGTCAGAAAAGGTGTTGAACTTCAGGATGTATTGAATGTTCAGAACTATCCTTATCTGGGAGACTTAGTGGTTCACGCTCAGGATCAACCGAATCAGGTATCAGGTGGTGTAGTAAAGTAA